One window of the Rosa rugosa chromosome 3, drRosRugo1.1, whole genome shotgun sequence genome contains the following:
- the LOC133736759 gene encoding putative E3 ubiquitin-protein ligase LIN-1 isoform X2, whose amino-acid sequence MAKNYRFSMDQKDIVRVLITTVDGFIRDQLINKEQRSQHREQCAERLAAEDGSCGKETEVRYSDQAVLANLDWGIEALEEAIDTSNMETKLARLDHAEKMLQVCAMLNSDQKTAGVPNFYLSAWAHLNLAYLWKLRNNIQNSVLHVIEMFTVDPFFSRIDFAPEIWKLLFLPHMSSIIGWYSEQRHRLVMEVIPDSHDLSFTADLDQFFNESLIFSMRPDQIEKLQKLEQLYGESLDENTRLYAKYFKDCMTSDSTSSKKVIPMLPIAEPPMTPLHEVSRSIPDFVKFGPILPKSAGFSPILKSNDGTRDVNRMNLTSPSSQNLEPVGWDPQECIPEENEDESDYEPNDANMASDHEKETGGKVQSSVLRSRVHSPTIFSPLISPKTSPKVSSPKPDTAASALRLLSVKITDSAVATSLPASPGMSNDYSISSADSDVEVIETTKSCRKVYSRTSSMNNELVKTSKNSPPNENDEGGQSCVSLPSSERMTTKSRPPKDFVCPITGQIFIDPVTLETGQTYERKAIQEWLKRGNTTCPITRQPISTTTQLPKTNYVLKRLITSWKEQHPELAQECAYYETPRNSFHRSSVKEVHSGTTTPQRTCDFMGHRNTDDYISQRSKRFMQAAVSISPTSVISQAAVETIINGLKPHVACLCTSDKLQECETAVLEISRLWKDSKSDPAIHTFLSELTTVNGFIEILSASLNREVLRTSIYILSELIFADESVGETLTSVDSDLDCLAALLKNGLAEPAVLIYQLRPVFAQLSAHDLIPSLVQLIQSKNEESNDLQLVMDPKDAALAILEQVLMGGDENSRSINALSVFSASGIPALVKCLDRPEGRRSIVSILLCCMQAEKTCRNLIANRIELSPVLELFHAGSDGVRGICVEFLSELVQLNRRTLCNQILQTIKDEGAFSTMHTFLVYLQMAPMEQQPAIATLLLQLDLLVEPWKMSIYREESIEGLIEALRRKDFSNSQMMALDALLSLTGRVTSSGDSYTEAWLLKIAGFDQPYNALMKAERLRKQDSDLMETMEEEEKAVSSWQKKVAFVLCNHEKGSIFKALEECLKSKSIEMAKSCLVIATWLTHMLSVLPDTGVKISARKALLEEFINVLQSSNNLEEKILATLALKSFVSEPAALEALGVYAKCIYKTLRKLKRSTVVASDIMKALMNLSSVDVTELWSCAEVVELDSSSNGEVTSILHLKGHVLSSHSDGTMKVWDAGKKVLRLIQEVREHTKAVTCLYISPSGDKLYSGSLDKTIRVWAIKAEEIHCLQVHDVKEVVYELVANAKVACFISHGTGVKVYEWSGVQKHVNFNKYVKSLAMSGNSLYCGCSGYSIQEINLGRHISSTFYTGTRKLLGKQMFYSLEIHDGILYAGGSSVDATAGKIFSLPNKAVLGSFSTGFDIQRIATNNDLIFTATKCGIIEVWLKERFTRIASIKTAGGGHAKITSLAADMDGGLLFAGSSDGRIQVWALD is encoded by the exons ATGGCTAAGAACTATAGATTTTCAATGGACCAAAAGGACATTGTTAGGGTATTGATTACCACAGTAGATGGTTTTATTCGGGATCAGCTGATCAATAAAGAACAGAGAAGCCAACACAGGGAACAGTGTGCTGAAAGATTGGCAGCTGAAGATGGATCCTGTGGTAAAGAAACCGAGGTTCGTTACTCTGATCAAGCAGTGCTAGCAAATCTGGATTGGGGTATTGAGGCTCTTGAAGAAGCAATCGACACTTCAAACATGGAAACTAAGCTTGCAAGATTAGACCATGCTGAAAAAATGTTGCAAGTTTGTGCCATGCTGAATTCTGATCAGAAAACTGCTGGAGTCCCCAATTTTTACCTCTCAGCTTGGGCACACCTCAACTTAGCATACCTGTGGAAATTGAGGAATAACATCCAAAACTCAGTTCTCCATGTCATTGAGATGTTTACAGTTGATCCTTTTTTCTCACGGATAGATTTTGCTCCTGAAATCTGGAAACTTTTGTTTCTTCCACACATGAGCTCAATTATAGGGTGGTATTCGGAGCAGAGGCACCGGCTTGTGATGGAAGTAATTCCTGATTCTCATGATCTGTCTTTCACAGCTGATCTTGATCAATTTTTCAATGAGTCTTTAATCTTTTCAATGAGGCCGGATCAGATAGAGAAATTGCAAAAGCTGGAGCAGCTTTATGGTGAGTCACTGGATGAGAACACAAGGCTTTATGCCAAGTACTTCAAGGATTGCATGACATCTGATTCAACCTCCAGTAAGAAAGTGATTCCAATGTTGCCAATTGCTGAGCCACCAATGACTCCATTGCATGAGGTCAGCCGCTCGATTCCTGATTTTGTCAAGTTTGGTCCTATCTTGCCCAAGAGTGCTGGCTTTTCTCCCATCCTCAAGTCTAACGATGGCACAAGAGACGTAAACAG AATGAATCTAACTTCCCCATCTTCACAAAATTTGGAGCCTGTCGGATGGGATCCTCAG GAATGTATCCCCGAGGAGAACGAAGATGAATCTGATTATGAGCCAAATGATGCTAATATGGCTTCTGATCACGAGAAGGAAACGGGAGGAAAAGTACAGTCATCTGTACTCAGGAGTCGAGTACATAGCCCAACAATCTTTTCTCCACTAATTTCTCCTAAAACTTCACCAAAAGTTTCATCTCCAAAACCAGACACAGCTGCTTCTGCATTGCGTTTACTGTCTGTCAAAATCACAGATTCAGCTGTTGCCACCTCTTTGCCTGCATCTCCGGGCATGAGCAATGATTACAGCATCAGCTCTGCAGACTCTGATGTTGAAGTGATA GAGACTACCAAAAGTTGCAGGAAAGTCTATAGCCGAACATCAAGCATGAATAATGAGCTTGTGAAAACGTCGAAAAATAG TCCACCTAATGAAAATGATGAAGGAGGCCAGAGCTGTGTTTCACTTCCATCTTCTGAGAGGATGACTACTAAGTCAAGACCACCTAAGGATTTTGTTTGTCCTATCACTGGCCAGATATTTATTGATCCAGTTACTCTTGAAACAGGTCAGACATACGAAAGAAAAGCAATCCAAGAATGGCTGAAACGAGGAAACACAACCTGTCCAATTACGCGGCAACCCATCTCTACAACTACTCAGCTGCCTAAAACAAACTATGTTTTGAAAAGACTGATAACCTCTTGGAAAGAACAGCATCCTGAACTCGCTCAAGAATGTGCATACTACGAAACACCAAGAAACTCATTCCACCGCTCCTCCGTGAAAGAAGTCCATTCTGGTACCACAACTCCACAAAGAACATGTGACTTCATGGGTCATAGGAATACCGATGATTATATCAGCCAAAGGAGCAAAAGGTTTATGCAGGCAGCTGTTTCTATATCACCAACCAGTGTGATATCTCAAGCTGCAGTTGAGACTATTATCAATGGCTTAAAGCCTCATGTTGCATGTCTGTGTACTTCAGATAAACTTCAAGAGTGTGAAACAGCAGTGTTAGAAATATCCAGATTATGGAAGGACTCAAAGAGTGATCCTGCAATTCATACATTCTTATCGGAGCTGACAACTGTGAATGGATTCATCGAAATACTTTCAGCTTCTCTGAATAGGGAAGTCCTGAGAACATCTATTTACATCCTCTCCGAGCTAATATTTGCCGATGAAAGTGTTGGAGAAACACTTACCAGTGTAGACTCCGACCTTGATTGCCTGGCTGCTCTTTTAAAGAATGGACTAGCTGAGCCTGCTGTTCTCATTTACCAGCTGAGGCCGGTGTTTGCTCAGCTTTCAGCTCATGATCTTATACCCTCCCTTGTGCAGCTAATTcagagcaaaaatgaggaatcAAATGATCTTCAATTAGTAATGGACCCCAAAGATGCTGCATTAGCTATTCTTGAGCAAGTCTTGATGGGAGGAGATGAAAATAGCAGATCCATTAATGCTTTGAGTGTTTTTTCTGCGAGTGGTATACCTGCTCTAGTTAAGTGTTTAGATAGGCCAGAAGGAAGAAGGTCCATTGTTTCTATTCTATTATGCTGCATGCAAGCTGAAAAAACTTGCAGGAACTTGATAGCAAATAGAATTGAGCTGTCTCCTGTTCTCGAACTATTTCACGCTGGAAGTGATGGTGTGAGAGGCATATGTGTAGAGTTTCTCTCAGAACTGGTACAGTTGAACAG GAGAACATTATGCAATCAGATCTTGCAGACGATTAAAGACGAAGGAGCATTTAGTACAATGCATACCTTTCTTGTATATCTTCAAATGGCTCCAATGGAGCAGCAACCTGCAATTGCTACTCTCCTTCTTCAGCTTGATCTCCTG GTTGAGCCTTGGAAGATGAGCATTTATAGGGAAGAATCTATAGAGGGACTAATTGAGGCACTCCGAAGGAAAGACTTCTCAAACTCTCAAATGATGGCTTTAGATGCCTTGTTATCTCTTACTGGACGTGTGACTTCATCCGGGGATTCATACACTGAAGCCTGGTTACTCAAGATTGCTGGGTTTGATCAACCTTACAATGCTTTGATGAAGGCAGAGCGGCTAAGAAAACAAGACAGTGATTTGATGGAGACAATG gaagaagaagagaaagcagTAAGCTCTTGGCAGAAAAAAGTTGCTTTTGTACTTTGCAACCATGAGAAGGGATCCATTTTTAAAGCTTTGGAAGAATGCCTCAAGAGTAAATCCATTGAGATGGCAAAGTCATGTCTTGTCATAGCTACATGGCTCACACACATGCTTTCTGTACTTCCTGATACAGGTGTGAAAATCAGTGCTCGCAAGGCCTTGCTTGAAGAATTCATAAATGTTCTTCAATCATCGAATAATTTGGAGGAGAAGATTTTAGCAACCCTGGCTTTGAAATCTTTTGTCAGTGAACCAG CTGCACTTGAAGCACTAGGAGTGTATGCTAAATGCATCTACAAAACATTGAGAAAGCTTAAGAGGAGCACTGTGGTGGCGAGTGACATAATGAAAGCGCTGATGAACTTGTCATCTGTTGACGTA ACAGAGTTGTGGAGCTGTGCTGAAGTGGTTGAACTAGATTCAAGCTCAAATGGGGAGGTTACATCTATACTTCATCTAAAAGGCCATGTTTTAAGCAGCCATTCTGATGGAACTATGAAG GTATGGGATGCTGGCAAGAAAGTATTAAGACTGATTCAAGAAGTCCGCGAGCACACAAAAGCTGTCACATGCCTCTATATTTCACCTTCAGGGGATAAATTATACAGCGGTTCGTTAGACAAAACAATTCGG GTGTGGGCAATCAAAGCAGAAGAAATTCATTGCCTTCAGGTTCACGATGTGAAAGAGGTAGTATATGAGTTGGTAGCGAATGCTAAAGTGGCGTGCTTCATTTCTCATGGCACTGGAGTGAAG GTTTATGAATGGTCTGGGGTCCAAAAACATGTAAACTTCAACAAATATGTAAAGAGCCTAGCCATGTCAGGGAACAGCCTCTATTGTGGTTGCTCTGGTTACAGCATCCAG GAGATCAACTTGGGGAGACATATATCAAGCACATTCTACACCGGCACAAGAAAGCTTTTGGGAAAACAGATGTTCTATTCCCTTGAGATTCATGATGGCATCCTCTATGCGGGCGGTTCATCAGTTGATGCAACAGCTGGGAAGATATTTTCGCTTCCAAACAAGGCGGTATTAGGATCATTCTCAACTGGATTTGACATCCAACGCATTGCCACCAACAATGACTTGATCTTTACGGCAACAAAGTGTGGGATAATTGAGGTTTGGTTGAAAGAGAGGTTCACAAGAATTGCTTCCATCAAAACAGCTGGCGGCGGTCATGCCAAGATCACATCCTTGGCGGCAGATATGGACGGAGGATTGCTGTTTGCAGGTTCCTCTGATGGCAGAATCCAG gtttggGCACTAGATTAG
- the LOC133736759 gene encoding putative E3 ubiquitin-protein ligase LIN-1 isoform X1 has protein sequence MAKNYRFSMDQKDIVRVLITTVDGFIRDQLINKEQRSQHREQCAERLAAEDGSCGKETEVRYSDQAVLANLDWGIEALEEAIDTSNMETKLARLDHAEKMLQVCAMLNSDQKTAGVPNFYLSAWAHLNLAYLWKLRNNIQNSVLHVIEMFTVDPFFSRIDFAPEIWKLLFLPHMSSIIGWYSEQRHRLVMEVIPDSHDLSFTADLDQFFNESLIFSMRPDQIEKLQKLEQLYGESLDENTRLYAKYFKDCMTSDSTSSKKVIPMLPIAEPPMTPLHEVSRSIPDFVKFGPILPKSAGFSPILKSNDGTRDVNRMNLTSPSSQNLEPVGWDPQECIPEENEDESDYEPNDANMASDHEKETGGKVQSSVLRSRVHSPTIFSPLISPKTSPKVSSPKPDTAASALRLLSVKITDSAVATSLPASPGMSNDYSISSADSDVEVIETTKSCRKVYSRTSSMNNELVKTSKNSPPNENDEGGQSCVSLPSSERMTTKSRPPKDFVCPITGQIFIDPVTLETGQTYERKAIQEWLKRGNTTCPITRQPISTTTQLPKTNYVLKRLITSWKEQHPELAQECAYYETPRNSFHRSSVKEVHSGTTTPQRTCDFMGHRNTDDYISQRSKRFMQAAVSISPTSVISQAAVETIINGLKPHVACLCTSDKLQECETAVLEISRLWKDSKSDPAIHTFLSELTTVNGFIEILSASLNREVLRTSIYILSELIFADESVGETLTSVDSDLDCLAALLKNGLAEPAVLIYQLRPVFAQLSAHDLIPSLVQLIQSKNEESNDLQLVMDPKDAALAILEQVLMGGDENSRSINALSVFSASGIPALVKCLDRPEGRRSIVSILLCCMQAEKTCRNLIANRIELSPVLELFHAGSDGVRGICVEFLSELVQLNRRTLCNQILQTIKDEGAFSTMHTFLVYLQMAPMEQQPAIATLLLQLDLLVEPWKMSIYREESIEGLIEALRRKDFSNSQMMALDALLSLTGRVTSSGDSYTEAWLLKIAGFDQPYNALMKAERLRKQDSDLMETMEEEEKAVSSWQKKVAFVLCNHEKGSIFKALEECLKSKSIEMAKSCLVIATWLTHMLSVLPDTGVKISARKALLEEFINVLQSSNNLEEKILATLALKSFVSEPAALEALGVYAKCIYKTLRKLKRSTVVASDIMKALMNLSSVDVTELWSCAEVVELDSSSNGEVTSILHLKGHVLSSHSDGTMKVWDAGKKVLRLIQEVREHTKAVTCLYISPSGDKLYSGSLDKTIRVWAIKAEEIHCLQVHDVKEVVYELVANAKVACFISHGTGVKVYEWSGVQKHVNFNKYVKSLAMSGNSLYCGCSGYSIQEINLGRHISSTFYTGTRKLLGKQMFYSLEIHDGILYAGGSSVDATAGKIFSLPNKAVLGSFSTGFDIQRIATNNDLIFTATKCGIIEVWLKERFTRIASIKTAGGGHAKITSLAADMDGGLLFAGSSDGRIQVNITISVLIS, from the exons ATGGCTAAGAACTATAGATTTTCAATGGACCAAAAGGACATTGTTAGGGTATTGATTACCACAGTAGATGGTTTTATTCGGGATCAGCTGATCAATAAAGAACAGAGAAGCCAACACAGGGAACAGTGTGCTGAAAGATTGGCAGCTGAAGATGGATCCTGTGGTAAAGAAACCGAGGTTCGTTACTCTGATCAAGCAGTGCTAGCAAATCTGGATTGGGGTATTGAGGCTCTTGAAGAAGCAATCGACACTTCAAACATGGAAACTAAGCTTGCAAGATTAGACCATGCTGAAAAAATGTTGCAAGTTTGTGCCATGCTGAATTCTGATCAGAAAACTGCTGGAGTCCCCAATTTTTACCTCTCAGCTTGGGCACACCTCAACTTAGCATACCTGTGGAAATTGAGGAATAACATCCAAAACTCAGTTCTCCATGTCATTGAGATGTTTACAGTTGATCCTTTTTTCTCACGGATAGATTTTGCTCCTGAAATCTGGAAACTTTTGTTTCTTCCACACATGAGCTCAATTATAGGGTGGTATTCGGAGCAGAGGCACCGGCTTGTGATGGAAGTAATTCCTGATTCTCATGATCTGTCTTTCACAGCTGATCTTGATCAATTTTTCAATGAGTCTTTAATCTTTTCAATGAGGCCGGATCAGATAGAGAAATTGCAAAAGCTGGAGCAGCTTTATGGTGAGTCACTGGATGAGAACACAAGGCTTTATGCCAAGTACTTCAAGGATTGCATGACATCTGATTCAACCTCCAGTAAGAAAGTGATTCCAATGTTGCCAATTGCTGAGCCACCAATGACTCCATTGCATGAGGTCAGCCGCTCGATTCCTGATTTTGTCAAGTTTGGTCCTATCTTGCCCAAGAGTGCTGGCTTTTCTCCCATCCTCAAGTCTAACGATGGCACAAGAGACGTAAACAG AATGAATCTAACTTCCCCATCTTCACAAAATTTGGAGCCTGTCGGATGGGATCCTCAG GAATGTATCCCCGAGGAGAACGAAGATGAATCTGATTATGAGCCAAATGATGCTAATATGGCTTCTGATCACGAGAAGGAAACGGGAGGAAAAGTACAGTCATCTGTACTCAGGAGTCGAGTACATAGCCCAACAATCTTTTCTCCACTAATTTCTCCTAAAACTTCACCAAAAGTTTCATCTCCAAAACCAGACACAGCTGCTTCTGCATTGCGTTTACTGTCTGTCAAAATCACAGATTCAGCTGTTGCCACCTCTTTGCCTGCATCTCCGGGCATGAGCAATGATTACAGCATCAGCTCTGCAGACTCTGATGTTGAAGTGATA GAGACTACCAAAAGTTGCAGGAAAGTCTATAGCCGAACATCAAGCATGAATAATGAGCTTGTGAAAACGTCGAAAAATAG TCCACCTAATGAAAATGATGAAGGAGGCCAGAGCTGTGTTTCACTTCCATCTTCTGAGAGGATGACTACTAAGTCAAGACCACCTAAGGATTTTGTTTGTCCTATCACTGGCCAGATATTTATTGATCCAGTTACTCTTGAAACAGGTCAGACATACGAAAGAAAAGCAATCCAAGAATGGCTGAAACGAGGAAACACAACCTGTCCAATTACGCGGCAACCCATCTCTACAACTACTCAGCTGCCTAAAACAAACTATGTTTTGAAAAGACTGATAACCTCTTGGAAAGAACAGCATCCTGAACTCGCTCAAGAATGTGCATACTACGAAACACCAAGAAACTCATTCCACCGCTCCTCCGTGAAAGAAGTCCATTCTGGTACCACAACTCCACAAAGAACATGTGACTTCATGGGTCATAGGAATACCGATGATTATATCAGCCAAAGGAGCAAAAGGTTTATGCAGGCAGCTGTTTCTATATCACCAACCAGTGTGATATCTCAAGCTGCAGTTGAGACTATTATCAATGGCTTAAAGCCTCATGTTGCATGTCTGTGTACTTCAGATAAACTTCAAGAGTGTGAAACAGCAGTGTTAGAAATATCCAGATTATGGAAGGACTCAAAGAGTGATCCTGCAATTCATACATTCTTATCGGAGCTGACAACTGTGAATGGATTCATCGAAATACTTTCAGCTTCTCTGAATAGGGAAGTCCTGAGAACATCTATTTACATCCTCTCCGAGCTAATATTTGCCGATGAAAGTGTTGGAGAAACACTTACCAGTGTAGACTCCGACCTTGATTGCCTGGCTGCTCTTTTAAAGAATGGACTAGCTGAGCCTGCTGTTCTCATTTACCAGCTGAGGCCGGTGTTTGCTCAGCTTTCAGCTCATGATCTTATACCCTCCCTTGTGCAGCTAATTcagagcaaaaatgaggaatcAAATGATCTTCAATTAGTAATGGACCCCAAAGATGCTGCATTAGCTATTCTTGAGCAAGTCTTGATGGGAGGAGATGAAAATAGCAGATCCATTAATGCTTTGAGTGTTTTTTCTGCGAGTGGTATACCTGCTCTAGTTAAGTGTTTAGATAGGCCAGAAGGAAGAAGGTCCATTGTTTCTATTCTATTATGCTGCATGCAAGCTGAAAAAACTTGCAGGAACTTGATAGCAAATAGAATTGAGCTGTCTCCTGTTCTCGAACTATTTCACGCTGGAAGTGATGGTGTGAGAGGCATATGTGTAGAGTTTCTCTCAGAACTGGTACAGTTGAACAG GAGAACATTATGCAATCAGATCTTGCAGACGATTAAAGACGAAGGAGCATTTAGTACAATGCATACCTTTCTTGTATATCTTCAAATGGCTCCAATGGAGCAGCAACCTGCAATTGCTACTCTCCTTCTTCAGCTTGATCTCCTG GTTGAGCCTTGGAAGATGAGCATTTATAGGGAAGAATCTATAGAGGGACTAATTGAGGCACTCCGAAGGAAAGACTTCTCAAACTCTCAAATGATGGCTTTAGATGCCTTGTTATCTCTTACTGGACGTGTGACTTCATCCGGGGATTCATACACTGAAGCCTGGTTACTCAAGATTGCTGGGTTTGATCAACCTTACAATGCTTTGATGAAGGCAGAGCGGCTAAGAAAACAAGACAGTGATTTGATGGAGACAATG gaagaagaagagaaagcagTAAGCTCTTGGCAGAAAAAAGTTGCTTTTGTACTTTGCAACCATGAGAAGGGATCCATTTTTAAAGCTTTGGAAGAATGCCTCAAGAGTAAATCCATTGAGATGGCAAAGTCATGTCTTGTCATAGCTACATGGCTCACACACATGCTTTCTGTACTTCCTGATACAGGTGTGAAAATCAGTGCTCGCAAGGCCTTGCTTGAAGAATTCATAAATGTTCTTCAATCATCGAATAATTTGGAGGAGAAGATTTTAGCAACCCTGGCTTTGAAATCTTTTGTCAGTGAACCAG CTGCACTTGAAGCACTAGGAGTGTATGCTAAATGCATCTACAAAACATTGAGAAAGCTTAAGAGGAGCACTGTGGTGGCGAGTGACATAATGAAAGCGCTGATGAACTTGTCATCTGTTGACGTA ACAGAGTTGTGGAGCTGTGCTGAAGTGGTTGAACTAGATTCAAGCTCAAATGGGGAGGTTACATCTATACTTCATCTAAAAGGCCATGTTTTAAGCAGCCATTCTGATGGAACTATGAAG GTATGGGATGCTGGCAAGAAAGTATTAAGACTGATTCAAGAAGTCCGCGAGCACACAAAAGCTGTCACATGCCTCTATATTTCACCTTCAGGGGATAAATTATACAGCGGTTCGTTAGACAAAACAATTCGG GTGTGGGCAATCAAAGCAGAAGAAATTCATTGCCTTCAGGTTCACGATGTGAAAGAGGTAGTATATGAGTTGGTAGCGAATGCTAAAGTGGCGTGCTTCATTTCTCATGGCACTGGAGTGAAG GTTTATGAATGGTCTGGGGTCCAAAAACATGTAAACTTCAACAAATATGTAAAGAGCCTAGCCATGTCAGGGAACAGCCTCTATTGTGGTTGCTCTGGTTACAGCATCCAG GAGATCAACTTGGGGAGACATATATCAAGCACATTCTACACCGGCACAAGAAAGCTTTTGGGAAAACAGATGTTCTATTCCCTTGAGATTCATGATGGCATCCTCTATGCGGGCGGTTCATCAGTTGATGCAACAGCTGGGAAGATATTTTCGCTTCCAAACAAGGCGGTATTAGGATCATTCTCAACTGGATTTGACATCCAACGCATTGCCACCAACAATGACTTGATCTTTACGGCAACAAAGTGTGGGATAATTGAGGTTTGGTTGAAAGAGAGGTTCACAAGAATTGCTTCCATCAAAACAGCTGGCGGCGGTCATGCCAAGATCACATCCTTGGCGGCAGATATGGACGGAGGATTGCTGTTTGCAGGTTCCTCTGATGGCAGAATCCAGGTGAACATCACGATATCAGTACTTATATCATGA